A single window of Scomber scombrus chromosome 12, fScoSco1.1, whole genome shotgun sequence DNA harbors:
- the gclc gene encoding glutamate--cysteine ligase catalytic subunit, translating to MGLLSQGSPLNWEETKKYADHIRKHGIIQFLNIYNKVKDRQKDVLKWGDEVEYMLVELDDKNEKVRIVLNGGDVLETLQDQGEKINPNHPTLWRPEYGSYMIEGTPGQPYGGTMSEFNTVEGNMGKRRREASSVLNQNETLCTITAFPRLGCPGFTKPEHPPTPVEKGVSKSLFFPDEAINRHPRFSTLTRNIRHRRGEKVAINVPIFKDKCTLSPFVEEFPEDDGEAARAALPDHIYMDAMGFGMGNCCLQVTFQACSIDEARYLYDQLATFCPIVMALSAASPFYRGYVSDNDCRWGVISASVDDRTQEERGLKPLKNNKYRIFKSRYDSIDSYLSSCGEKYNDIDLTIDEDIKKQLLGGGIDNLLAQHIAHLFIRDPLSVFEEKIHLDDENESDHFENLQSTNWQTMRFKPPPPNSDIGWRVEFRPMEVQLTDFENAAYVVFVVLLTRVILSYKLDFLIPLSKVDENMKVAQKRNAVQEGMFYFRKDIFKGCNPVLDGAASAQNGLETDGTNEEYTLMSIDTIINGKEGVFQGLIPILNCYLENMEVDVDTRCTILNYLKLIKKRASGDLMTMAKWMREFVAKHPEYKQDSVITDKINYDLFVKCDRIAKGEEQCPELIGNPVNRFK from the exons TTCACAAGGGTCTCCACTGAACTGGGAAGAAACCAAGAAGTATGCAGACCACATCAGGAAACACGGAATCATCCAGTTTCTTAACATCTACAACAAGGTGAAGGATCGCCAGAAGGACGTGTTGAAATGGGGCGATGAG GTTGAGTACATGTTAGTGGAACTGgatgacaaaaatgaaaaggttCGAATTGTCCTGAATGGAGGAGATGTCCTGGAAACTCTTCAAGACCAAGGAGAAAAGATAAACCCCAA TCACCCTACGCTCTGGAGACCAGAGTATGGCAGCTACATGATTGAAGGAACTCCAGGGCAGCCGTACGGCGGCACGATGTCAGAGTTCAACACTGTCGAGGGAAACATGGGGAAGAGAAGACGAGAGGCCTCGTCAGTCCTGAACCAGAACGAAACGCTCTGCACCATCACTGCATTCCCAAG GTTAGGTTGCCCAGGTTTCACCAAACCAGAGCACCCGCCAACGCCTGTTGAGAAGGGAGTGTCAAAGTCGCTGTTCTTTCCAGATGAAGCCATCAACAGACACCCAAGATTCAG CACCCTTACCAGAAACATACGtcacagaagaggagagaaagtcGCGATTAATGTGCCAA tcttcAAAGACAAGTGCACTCTGTCTCCATTTGTGGAGGAGTTTCCTGAGGACGATGGCGAAGCAGCGAGAGCGGCTCTGCCTGACCACATCTATATGGATGCCATGGGCTTCGGCATGGGCAACTGCTGCCTGCAG GTGACATTCCAAGCATGCAGCATTGATGAAGCGCGGTACCTTTATGACCAGCTAGCGACATTCTGCCCTATAGTG ATGGCTTTGAGTGCAGCCTCGCCCTTCTACAGAGGCTATGTGTCAGATAATGATTGTCGCTGGGGAGTTATTTCTGCCTCAGTGGACGACCGGACACAGGAGGAACGTGGGCTGAAG cctCTGAAAAACAACAAGTACAGAATCTTCAAGTCAAGATACGATTCAATTGACAGCTACCTGTCCAGCTGCGGTGAGAAGTACAACGACATCGATTTGACGATAGATGAGGACATCAAGAAGCAGCTGCTTGGTGGAG GAATTGACAATCTGCTGGCCCAGCACATAGCTCACCTCTTCATCCGAGATCCACTCTCCGTCTTCGAGGAGAAAATACACCTGGATGATGAAAACGAGTCTGATCACTTTGAG AACCTCCAGTCTACCAACTGGCAGACGATGAGGTTTAAACCACCGCCTCCGAACTCTGATATCGGCTGGAGAGTTGAGTTCCGCCCCATGGAG gtgcAGCTAACCGATTTTGAAAATGCTGCATACGTGGTGTTTGTCGTCCTGCTCACCAGAGTGATCCTGTCCTACAAACTGGATTTCTTAATCCCCCTGTCAAAG GTTGATGAAAACATGAAGGTGGCACAAAAGAGAAACGCTGTCCAGGAGGGCATGTTTTACTTCCGGAAGGACATCTTCAAAg GCTGCAACCCGGTTCTTGATGGTGCTGCTTCAGCTCAGAATGGCCTGGAGACTGATGGAACTAATGAGGAGTACACACTGATGAGCATTGACACCATCATCAATGGAAAG GAGGGAGTTTTTCAAGGGCTTATCCCAATCCTTAACTGCTACCTGGAGAACATGGAAGTCGATGTGGACACCAGGTGCACCATCTTGAATTATCTGAAGCTCATCAAGAAACGTGCTTCAG GCGACCTGATGACCATGGCCAAGTGGATGAGAGAATTTGTCGCAAAGCACCCTGAGTACAAGCAGGACAGCGTCATCACCGACAAGATCAACTACGACCTGTTTGTCAAGTGCGACAGGATTGCAAAGGGGGAAGAGCAGTGCCCGGAACTCATCGGAAACCCAGTGAACAGATTCAAATga